The sequence CCCATCGTCGCCTTGATGCCGGGCGCGTCCTTTTCCGGCGCCAGCGCCTTCAGGCTGATGTCGGAGGCGAGTTCGACATTCACCGAGAGCCGGTCCGCCCACAGCCCGGCCTGCTCCACCAGCCAGGGGCTGGCCTCGGGGATGGCCTTGAGGTGGATATAGCCGGCGAAGCCATGCTCCTGCCGCAGCCGGCGGGCGACGAGCATCATCTGTTCCATCGTGTAGTCCGGCGAGCGGATGATGCCGGAGGAGAGGAACAGGCCCTCGATGTAATTGCGCTTGTAGAAACCGAGCGTGATCGCCACCACTTCCTCGACGCTGAACCGCGCCCGCCGCACATTGGAGGAACGCCGGTTGATGCAATAGGCGCAGTCGAACAGGCAGTAATTGGTCAGCAGGATTTTCAGCAGCGACACGCAGCGCCCGTCCGGCGTGTAGGAGTGGCAGATGCCCATGCCGGTGGTCGAACCGATGCCGTCCTTCTCCGCCTTACGCCCGCGTGCGCCGGAAGAGGCGCAGGAGGCATCGTATTTGGCGGCGTCGGCGAGAATGCCGAGCTTGGTCCTCAGAGTGTCATCCACGTGGAATTCCTCCCACGTTCACTTTATGTTCCCTATTTGATCGTATCAACCCACCAAAAATACCGTCGCCTGTTCCGCCCTTGGTGAACAGCGGCGCATTGCTGATGCGGGCGATGCCCATGTCCGCGCCATGACCCTCACCGGCGCGGCGGCCGGCGAGGGTCTTCGCGGGCGGCGTGTCACGCCGCCTTGTTCTTGGCGATCAGCTCGACGAAGCGGTCGAACAGATAATGGCTGTCCTGCGGGCCCGGGCTGGCTTCCGGGTGGTACTGCACCGAGAACACCGGCTTGTCGGTCAGCGCGATGCCGGCATTGGAGCCGTCGAACAGCGAGACATGGGTTTCGGTGGCGCTGGCCGGCAGGCTGTCGCGGTCGACGGCGAAGCCGTGATTCATCGAGGTGATCTCGACCTTGCCGGTGGTCATGTCCTTGACCGGGTGGTTCGCGCCATGGTGACCCTGGTGCATCTTCACCGTGCGCCCGCCGACGGCGAGGCCGATCATCTGGTGGCCGAGGCAGATGCCGAAGGTCGGCACGCCGCGATCGATGATCTCGCGGATGACCGGCACCGCATATTCCCCCGTCGCCGCCGGGTCGCCGGGGCCGTTGGAGAGGAATACGCCATCGGGCTGCAGCGCCAGGATCTCCTCCGCCGTGGCGGTGGCGGGCACCACCGTGACCTTGCAGCCGGCGCGGGCGAGCAGGCGCAGAATGTTGCGCTTGATGCCGTAATCGACGGCGACGACATGGTGCGCCGGGGCGGTCTGCTGGCCATAGCCCTGCGGCCAGCTCCAGGTCGTCTCGTCCCAGTTGAAGCGCTGGGCGGTGGTGACCATCGGCACCAGGTCCATGCCCTCCAGCCCCGGCCAGGCGGCGGCTTCCGCCTTCAGCGCGGCAAGATCGAACTGGCCGTCCGGCGCATGGGCGATCACCGCGTTCGGCATGCCGCCGTCGCGGATCAGCGCGGTCAGCGCCCGGGTGTCGATGCCGGAAATCGCGATGATGCCGCGCGCCTTCAGCCAGGCGTCGAAATGCCGTGTGGCGCGGTAATTCGACGGGTCGGTGATGGCGGAATGCAGCACCACGCCGCGCACACCGGAGGCGCCGGCCATGGAGACGGTTTCCACGTCTTCCTCATTGGTGCCGACATTGCCGATATGGGGGAAGGTGAAGGTGATGATCTGCCCGGCATAGGACGGATCGGTGAGCACTTCCTGATAGCCGGTCATGGCGGTGTTGAAGCAAACTTCGCCCACCGCGTGGCCCGTGGCGCCGAGGCCGAAGCCTTCGAGGACCGTGCCATCGGCCAGGACGAGGACGGCGGTCGCGAGCGGCTCGGCCCACACGTCATCGCCGGAGTGCTGTTCAGCGCTACCGTTCATTGATCTTGTTCCCTGTCATCGTGTGCCCTAATTAGTCCGTTGCCGCGCCGGATGCCAGCCTCCACACTGCGTATCTGGCCCACGAATTGCGGATGGCTGCGCCGGGCTCTGCTGCGCGGCGCCTTTCGCGATCGGGCGGCGACCGCCGGAGGGGGCAGAAACCCCGCGGGTGAAACATCCATTGGCGCGTGCGGCGTGCGGCCCCGAATCGGGCGCAGATGCCGACTCGCGGATTTCAGGAAGGCTGGCCGACGTGCTGCGCGACGACATCAACACCTCGCTGAAAGAGGCCATGAAGGCCCAGGACAAGCGCCGCCTCGGCACGCTGCGCCTCGTCAATGCCGCGATCAAGGACCGCGACATCGAAGCGCGCGGCCATGGCAAGGACCCGCTCTCCGATGAGGAAGTGCTCGGGCTGCTGACCAAGATGATCAAGCAGCGCGAGGAATCGGCGAAGGTCTATGAGGAGGCCGGGCGCGTCGATCTCGCCACGCAGGAGCGTGAGGAGACCGCGATCATCCAGTCCTTCCTGCCGGTGCAGATGACCGAGGCGGAGGCGCAGGCCGCCATCGCCGCCGTCATCGCCGAGATCGGCGCCCATGGCCTCAAGGATATGGGGCGCACCATGGCGGCGCTGAAGGAGCGCCACACCGGCGTCATGGATTTCGGCAAGGCGAGCGGCACGGTCAAGGCGCTGCTCACCGCCTGAGCCGGGCTTGCGGCCGGTCTATCTTCGCGCGTTGGTGCCATGTCTTCAGCCTCCCCATCGCCCGCGCCGGCCACGCTGACCCTTGCGGGATGCGGGCGCGGGGCCCGGGCCATCGTCGCCGTGCTGCCGCCGGTCTTCGTGTTCGGCATCGCCTTTGGCATCGCCGCGCGCGGGGCCGGGCTGGAGGGCTGGCTGGCGGCGCTGATGAGCATGGCCGTCTTCGCGGGGGCGGCGCAGTTCGCCGTGCTCGATCTGTGGACCAGCCCGGTGCCGTGGCTGCCGCTGCTGGTGGCGACCTTCGCCATCAATGCCCGCCACATCCTGCTCGGCGCCTCGCTGCGGGCGCTGTGCCGGGGGCTTTCGCCGTGGAAGGTCTATGGCGCGATGACGCTGCTCAGCGATCTCAACTGGGCGGCGCTGATCGCCGCCGAGCGCAAGGGCGAGCGCGACCTCGGCTATCTCGTCGGCGGCGGCCTGCTGATGTGGGCGACCTGGGTGACGGCGACCATTATCGGCGCGGTCGCCGGCGGGCTGACCCTGGACGATGTGAAGACCTATGCGCTCGATCTGGTGCTGGTGGCCTTCTTCGCCACCACGCTGGTCGGGCTGCGGCGGGGCCGGGTGGACGATCTGCCCTGGCTGGTGGCCGGTGCCGCCGCCATGGGCGCCGTCTGGTTCCTGCCGCCGAACTGGCATGTGATGGTGGGCGGGCTAGCGGGCGGGCTCGCCGGCCTCATCCGAGACGAGCTGAGGCGCTCATGAGCACCTCGCAGGCGCTGCTCGTCGTCTTCGCCATGGCGCTCGTCACCTATGCCACGCGGGCGGGCGGCATCTTTCTCGTCGGCTTCGTGCCGATGTCGGCCCGCACCGAGAATTTCCTGCGCTATCTCGCCGGCGCGGTGCTGGTGGCGCTGGTGGTGCCGGCGACGGTGCGCGGCGGGCCGGAAGGCTATGTCGCGGTCGGGGTCGCCATCCTCGCCCGGCTGGTCTTGCGCAAGGCGCTGCCGGCGATCGCGCTCGGCATCCTCGCGGCGGCGCTGTGGCGTGCCTATATGGGAGCGAGCTGAGGCTGGGGACAGCGGGGACGATGCCGCCGTCGGCACGCTTCTTGCGGTCGCAAAGCGACGCCTCCTGCTAGAATGGCCGGCCGCCCTAACGGTTGAGTTCACCTCTCCATGCGCTACCCGCCCTCGTTCCTCGACGAGATACGTGCCCGCCTCCCGGTATCGGAGGTGGTGGGCAAGCGCGTGCAATTGAAGAAGCAGGGGCGCGAGTGGCGCGGCCTGTCGCCGTTCAACCCTGAGAAGACCCCGTCCTTCTATGTCAACGATCAGAAGGGCTTCTATCACTGCTTCTCCTCCGGCAAGCATGGCGACCATTTCGACTTCCTGATGGAGGTCGAGGGCCTGCCCTTTCCGGAGGCGGTGGAACGGCTCGCCTCCATGGCCGGCGTGCCGATGCCGGTGCAGTCACGCGAAGAGGAAAAGCGCGAGAGCCGGCGCAAGACGCTGCATGAGGTGATGGAACTC comes from Ancylobacter polymorphus and encodes:
- the carA gene encoding glutamine-hydrolyzing carbamoyl-phosphate synthase small subunit, with protein sequence MNGSAEQHSGDDVWAEPLATAVLVLADGTVLEGFGLGATGHAVGEVCFNTAMTGYQEVLTDPSYAGQIITFTFPHIGNVGTNEEDVETVSMAGASGVRGVVLHSAITDPSNYRATRHFDAWLKARGIIAISGIDTRALTALIRDGGMPNAVIAHAPDGQFDLAALKAEAAAWPGLEGMDLVPMVTTAQRFNWDETTWSWPQGYGQQTAPAHHVVAVDYGIKRNILRLLARAGCKVTVVPATATAEEILALQPDGVFLSNGPGDPAATGEYAVPVIREIIDRGVPTFGICLGHQMIGLAVGGRTVKMHQGHHGANHPVKDMTTGKVEITSMNHGFAVDRDSLPASATETHVSLFDGSNAGIALTDKPVFSVQYHPEASPGPQDSHYLFDRFVELIAKNKAA
- a CDS encoding GatB/YqeY domain-containing protein; its protein translation is MLRDDINTSLKEAMKAQDKRRLGTLRLVNAAIKDRDIEARGHGKDPLSDEEVLGLLTKMIKQREESAKVYEEAGRVDLATQEREETAIIQSFLPVQMTEAEAQAAIAAVIAEIGAHGLKDMGRTMAALKERHTGVMDFGKASGTVKALLTA
- a CDS encoding AzlC family ABC transporter permease; protein product: MSSASPSPAPATLTLAGCGRGARAIVAVLPPVFVFGIAFGIAARGAGLEGWLAALMSMAVFAGAAQFAVLDLWTSPVPWLPLLVATFAINARHILLGASLRALCRGLSPWKVYGAMTLLSDLNWAALIAAERKGERDLGYLVGGGLLMWATWVTATIIGAVAGGLTLDDVKTYALDLVLVAFFATTLVGLRRGRVDDLPWLVAGAAAMGAVWFLPPNWHVMVGGLAGGLAGLIRDELRRS
- a CDS encoding AzlD family protein codes for the protein MSTSQALLVVFAMALVTYATRAGGIFLVGFVPMSARTENFLRYLAGAVLVALVVPATVRGGPEGYVAVGVAILARLVLRKALPAIALGILAAALWRAYMGAS